A stretch of DNA from Rattus rattus isolate New Zealand chromosome 18, Rrattus_CSIRO_v1, whole genome shotgun sequence:
TTTTCAAGGGCTCCGGGCATGGTGTGAAAGTTTTCCTTAGGTTATGATCAGAATCAAGAGCAATGGCATGTGGGCTCTTCCTGGGACAGCCTACAAAGTAAAACACTTCTGATTGTCATGAAGCTACAGGGGAAGGGACAGTGTCATTGGCTTCTAGTGGGTAACAGGCAGACATGCTCTTGCTAAACAGGAGCTATAGGGGAAGGGACAGATGTCACCATTGGGAGGAATTCTTACTTTCCATAACGTCAGTATTGTCAttgctgaaaaaaagaaaaactacaggagACACAAATGGATATTGACTTTTCCTGATTTATTAAAAATCGAGGATCAAAAATAATTGGCCTGTACTCAGAAATTATATTTTGGGGGCCATTATCACAAAAGGCACCGTGAAAATTTCTGTAGAAATTGCTTTTAAAGAAGTGTTCCTGATGTGTTAAATGGAGGACTTAACTCTTATTTCTGacattttgatgaattttaatCAGTGCCACAGGATGACCCCATGAGAAGAAAGCTTAGAGATAATATTCTCAACAACCTCTTCCCTGCTATCCATAGAAAATTGAAGTCCAGAAAAGGAATTGACTTACTAAATCAGGCCTGATTTGGCTCATGGTCTGATCATGGTCTGACTAGTTAAGCAGTTAACAGAAagcctttcaaaaataaaacacatagacttcttaggttaaaaaaatactttaaggaTTTTTTCATGCGTACACAATTCTTTCAAAATTGTTTATTCTGAAACATGTTGAATGCAGGTgctaaagtaaaacaaaaaaaaaaaccttcatttttatttttgctctgttttgttttctcctatgAAATGGAGGTAGCTGGGAATAGTGCTGCATGCAGTTCCAGCACTcaaggggctgaggcagaagagtgaccctgggctacacagcaaatatCATAATAATTCTGTCAATGCATTCTTGTATTCCAAAAGTTGAAGTACGAGGAGAAAAAAATGCATCTAGAAATGTACCTCTTGGGGGAGGTCTTATTGAAGTAATGTATTAGAAACATAACCGAAGGAGGCTAATGAGGGGAGTTTGCGCTTGATCTGTGAAGACTGACAACCTGGGAGGTAAACAGTAAGTTGACAGtggataaagagaaagaatgaatgaccGGTAAATGCTGATAGTCATTGACAGATGTGGTCTTTGATAATGGGCTGTGGGGGAAGGTAAATGAAGAGTGTGGATTAGGCTTCAAGACTAACCTAAAGTTAGTGTTAACAGCACAAAGGACTGCAGATACAGAAATGGGAACTGAAGACTTTTGTCATGCTTTAGGTCTGTATACACCATACAAAATATAGCATTTGAGACCCTCCGATTGTGGAACAGGAGAAACAGTTTGTAAACCTTAAATTATCCTGGGCTTAATAAACAAGACAGAATATTGCTAAATAAACCTTTCTATGTTAGaaacatattatttaaattttaaagactaCTATGTATTCTAGAAATATGTCTACCCCTTAGACAGTATAAGCATTTATTTAGATATGCTCTGTTTCATGTATCAAAGGTGTTTGAAAAGCAACTGCTTTTAGAATTTCCTAGGTAAGTAAATAGTGGACTATTTTAGCCATCAAAGTCATCCAGTTACCGCATCCCTCCCATAGACTATAgaatttgaggtttttttgtttgtttgtttgttttacaaaatttgtgtgtgcatgtgtgtgtgaaagtacaCATGTTCATATAAAGAAAGAGGCCAGAGGGTGAGCTTAAGTGTCTCTTGTAATTctacaatttattttttgaagcaaggtctctcactgaaactggatcTCACTGATTCAGCTGCATGGGCTGACCAGCAAGACcccagaatcctcctgtctctgtctcaaagcACTGAGATCATAGGTGCACACTACCACCTAGggcttcttttatgagggtgttaaGAGGCCCAACTCAGGCCTTCATTCTTGGACACCACGCACTTTattcgctgagccatctcccaggccaGCACCGGAGATTTCGATAAAAGCAGGTCCCAGCGTAGGGCTTACCTCCTCGGGTGTTTCTACGGGCTGCCGCAAAGAACTATAGCAGACACTGGTAGAAACCTAAGTGGGGACGGAATCCATGGATTCACGTGAGAAAGAGGAAGGCGGGTGACTGAGCTCATCCTAAGTCACGCCACCAAAGTTCTCACATTTTTAGAATAAGACAACAAGCAGTTTCCccatttatattaaaagaaaagaaacagaaagagtgaGGCTAAATAAGCCACTGCAAAATGCTCCAATTTACTCTCTTCATATGAATTTCTCAGATTTATAAATCATAGCGCTTTTATGTAATAAACATAGTGACTATAAGTGCAATATTCTGAGCTTCCCCACATTGGTAAAAGAAAATGGCAATAGAGTTTCCTGACGTTTCCTAATTCATCATACAACTGTTTAAAACTATCCAGACGGTCTATTCTCTTCTCCTACTCCTGGCAGGGATAGAGGAAATTAGTGGGAACACAGGATGCTTCGTAGAAAGCTTGGAACAGAGCAGAGCTTAAAACTCATGGTCTCACTACCTGTCCAAGGCAGGTTTTCCATAGTTTTCCACTGTCATTATGGCTGGTGGTGCACTTGAGGAATCTACACCATTCACTAACTTCACAGCTACCAAGGACACACCAGCATCTTCCCGCCTTCTCTGGTTTCTTCAGTCTTCACTCTGTCTTTAGTGATGAAACTCAATATGAACAAAACAAGATTGTCAAGGCGCATGTCTGAATCTCAgcagttgagaggcagagacaggggtgATCGTTAGAAGTTTTAGGCCACCCCAGTCTATAAACCAGATCCGGTCCAGCTAGacatacatagcaagaccctgtctcaaaataacaatgaCATATTCAAGCCAGACTAGTTTTAAAATCACACCAGCATGATTTATGAGTTGGAGGTATTTCCCAGCCCAACAGTCTTTTTTTAAAGCCCTGTGAAAAACAAGAGTCGCAAGAACAAAACATCCCAGTCCAAAGTCCAGCTAAGACAAATCAACAAATGCAGAGAGAGCACACGGACAACAGATGGCAGCACTTGACCATTGAGCCTCTTTTCTTCCACTTTCCTGTTCTACTGAGACTCCCACGACTGCCCAGATTAAAGTAGGCAAAATGCTCTACTAGGAAGCTTCATGTGCATTCAAAGTCATCACTGAACACCAAGATAATGAACCCATAGGATATGGCAGCTGCCATGTAATATAATAATGGGAACGGACCATGTGACATGAAACTAACCTGAGGCATCCGAGGTAGGACATGGCATGACTTGGAGTTGTAAAGGCTGTGACAGAAATGAAGCTAGCTGGGTTCTTTCAGGCTGAAAATTAGGATGTTCACTAGCCATAAGGACAATGgtcacaggggctggagaaatggctcagtggttaagagcaccaactgctcttccagaggtcctgagttcaaatcccaacaaccacatggtggctcacaaccatctgtaatgggatctgatgtgcgtctaagacagctacagtgtactcatatacactaaataagtaaataaatctttaaaagaaaaagaacaatggacacataaactcaaaatatatttcaggGCCTCTCATATAATTAGTAGtaagtttgatattttaaaagaaatataatttgcaCTTGTGTGATTTATCTAAAAGGTGTCACAGTGGGAAGTGctgttataattttatatatacagctgggaaatactgtctcaaaaagcttTTAGGGCAGATCTGCCAATTTTTCATGCAAGCAACATGAAATGGATTCCCTATTCTTCTGTATCCCACAGCTAACACCAAAGACTAGTAAGAAAGAGACCTACATCGAAATGTCTGCTATGCAGCATTACTAAAATGCTTAACCTGTCCAGAATGTATTTATAAAAGAGTAACTATAGCTACTTCAGGGTATACTATAGCTATAGTTTGTTTTGAGAATCAAAGAAATAACTCCATCCAGAGAACATTCTTAGTTGAAAGCTACTgttgtcattttaaatatttgcccATTCTCATacagtaatatttatttatttatttatttatttatttatttatttatttatttatttaatgttccaGGGGGTAGGGGAGTATCACTAGAGAAAATGGCCTGGAGTTTCCTCAGTATTCCTGCAAATATTGTATACAAAAATATAACAGACCAGTGTGAGGGGCGAtaggcagggaggctggagagagagagagagagcttagcaGATAAGAGCGTTGGCTGAAGAAGAGTTttgttcccaggactcacatggtggctaacagcatctacaactccagttctggaggatcTGGTATTCTGTTCTGGCCTTTATTAGAGCCATcacgcacacagacatacacatacattcagggcaaacacacacatatataaacacacacatacatctatgcCAAACACCCATTGAGCTTCTTTTTCCACTTTCATATTCTGTTGAGACTTCCAGAATTGCAAAATCCCCAATCAAAGTGAGCAGAATGTTCTATTAGGAAACCTCATGTGCATTTAAAGCCATCATTGAATACCAAGATAATGAGCACACAGGATGTGGCAACTGCTAAGCCGTCTAAtaatgggaaatatatatatatatataatctattttattacataatgtatataaaataaaatgcaaccaaccattggaagAGGATGTTTTATACTATTGTGTACTAAGCCTATGAGACAGTCTCTGACTACATTCAAGGGAAGAGTTGCATGGTTAGTTTTACTTGACTTAGTTTGCTGAAATCAGAATAGTTTTTGCTTGATGGCAACCAGTTTTGCATTGGAGTAACCAAAGTGCAAACTAAGTCTGTTGTTTCTTAATTCTTACTGGTACTGCTTTGATGAGAGGCACACAGTGCCATGCAGATTCTGAGTGATGAATTATTAGAAAGGTCTGTCCCAAGAGCAACTTCTGAAAGATTCTGGACTAATCTTCCAAATACTCCTGTAGGTCAGGCAGGAGGCACAATTCCTACCTGCCTATTCTAATTAGTTTGGCTTCTCCTTTCCTTTACGAACTGTCTACTCTCGGATTAGACAGGGGTGGAGTTGGGGAGGTGGAAGAGATGAGAGGCAGGGTGCAAAGAAAGCTCTTGCTAAATGCTCCCAGATGCACGCAACACAGACTTAAAAGTCCTTGAGAGGCTCACTAGCTTACTAGCTCGGCTTGGGTGAGGGTGGTTTCATTAGATTTTATGTCCTCAGTGCCTCGACCGGGACATGAATTCAATGTGTATGAACATATGAAAATGACAGCCAAGTCGTTGCTTTAGAAATATATGATCTGTAATGCAGTAAGATGAGTGCTGTGTGTCCACTTTCACTTTACCTCAATTGCCAAGTGAGGTAAACTTTGGAAACCAAGGTTCCCAAGGAAGGTAATAAAACCACTGAGGTGAGGCAGCCAGTATGCCATAACGTGTAGGCCTTGAACCCAGGCTTGTCAACCATACAGGAAGAAACCCATTGATTCAACAAAACTTGGTCAGTAGCGTCCATGGGCAGCTTCAGGCAGTTTCTAGCTGGCATGCGCCGTCCGGTTTACCAAGAAGAGCCAGTGTCCACACCCATCCCGCTCCAAGAGCTGGAAATCCGAAAGGAAAACGTGGCTATTGCGCATGCACACAcggccctcccctctcccacccgaGCCCTTTGACGCCCCAGCAGCAACTTTCCCAAACCGGCCTGTGGACTGGTTCCCGCCCACTGTGAAGCCAAACTGGCGGAAGCCAGTCCCCTCTGCGACGTGGAACCTTTCCCTACTCTTCCTCCAATCTTTCCCAGTTGCCAAGTGGCCGCCTCACCCGTCTGCTTCGCAGGGTTTTGCCAGTAGTCAAAATGGCCGCAGGCAGGCTTGTGGAGGCGGAGGCTTTTCATTGGCCAAGCTTTCGGACGGCCCTGCCCACTTTCTCCCGCTGGGCTGCGCCCTCTCTGGGCTCCGCTACGCATGCGCGGCGGGGGCGGGCCGGCTTGCGGGCGGGTCTTCCGTGTGTCGCGGTCGCTGTTACTGCCGCGCTACCTTTGCGGCTCTGGAGCTACGCTGTCGGCGTTGGCGGCgcgagggaagggaagggacctGCGgggcgtgtgtgtgcgcgcgcgaggGGCGCCTCGGTGCTAGCAGTTCCCCTCGCGCGGGGTGGGCGGCCAAGGTGAGCAGCAGTCGGCGAGGCCCTGGACGGCGCCATGTCGGCGGGCGGCCCATGCCCGGCGGGAGCCGGCAGCGGCCCAGGGGGTGCCTCCTGCCCTGTGGGGGTCTCCCCTGGTGGAGTGTCCATGTTTCGGTGGCTTGAAGTGCTCGAGAAGGAGTTCGACAAGGCCTTTGTGGATGTGGATCTTCTTCTGGGCGAGATCGATCCGGACCAGGCGGACATCACTTATGAGGGGCGTCAGAAGATGACCAGCCTTAGCTCCTGCTTTGCGCAGCTTTGCCACAAAGCCCAGACTGTGTCTCAGATCAACCACAAGCTTGAGGTGAGCCTCGGGGGCTGGCAGCAGTGGCATTCAATCCCAGGCTGTCCGAGGGCGTTAGATCCCATTTAACGCACTAGGAAAATGATCCTTAAAAACCTATCCACTGgacagctcagctcagcttcGAATGTGATGGAGAGTGCGTTTTATACGTGAGTGAAGCAAAGGCGTGCCGagcgggagggggaggaaaaggatggAGAACGGCGTGTAGGTCTCCAGACCCAGACGTCCTGTCATCCACCTCCCAGCATCTCATGCGGCGGGGACAGGAGCTAATCTCACTTACCCGCCTTGTAGGTGTTACTTTAACAGATATTCCCAAGATCTTCTGTCAGGGAATACCTCAgctctcctcttctgctttgaTAATGACAAGCTCGACCAATGTATTTTCAAAAGACAGATGCAGGTCTGATCATTCTCATCCGATAGCCCAGATCAACGTCTGCGTCTgtacacagagacatgcatgaaCTTAGGGGGAGCCAATCAAAGCTCTTAGGGAAATGAAATGGAGTATCTCCTCCACGGTTTACACCCACACTTGGCAGCTATGTCTTCAGAGTTAGCTCCCTGTCAGTATTCAAATAACTCCTAACTTTGAGATGGCATGCATTTGTACTTTACAGTATTTCCCTAGTTTCAGACCTTTGAGACGATGTAAAGACAATCCTTTGCATAGTCTCGGATCAGAGTGAGGGGAGTGTGGTTGTAAACAGAAACTCCAAACCTATTTTGCGTGGAAAGTTAAACTAGGGCAGCATTACAAGCTTTAGAAATCATGATGAACTAACATTATATGGAAAGCATTTTAGAAATAGACAATTCAAATAGAGAATAGGTCCTTcgttttaaaaaggatttttaaaacatgagcTACCCTGAGACGTGTGAAGTTTTTTGTGCCTTTGCTTTCCCAAGAGCTCTTCACTATTAACTGTACTAATGAGAGTGCCCATTGTGCAAGGTTAATGTGTACACCAGATTGGTGTCCTGGCCTTGCTTAGTACTCTGCAATCTTTCATATGAGCCATGAAAAACATTTGCCACTAATATTTGATTAGCATCTCTTTACATATTGAGGATGTTATGATTTCTCTTTGGAAAGAGTGGGGTGAAAGTGCTTATGTAAAAGCCTTAAGTGTAAATAAGGCTgtctcgatttttttttttccagtgaatgGTAATTTCTAGAAGCTGAGTTTTCATGTAGTAAAATTGCATTTGGtggtttttaaaatagtattttagcTTTAAAGATTAGGAGTAGCTTTTGCCAAATAACTTAAATACCATCTACATATTTAATCATATACTGGAGATAAATGGCTTTTAAAGCATAAAACaatttacttgttttttaaatgacCTATGGAAGTTAAACAATAGTCCTTTCTGATGTTAGCAATAAAGTCTGATGGGGGGGTTCTATGAATAGAAGGTAC
This window harbors:
- the Gopc gene encoding Golgi-associated PDZ and coiled-coil motif-containing protein, which encodes MSAGGPCPAGAGSGPGGASCPVGVSPGGVSMFRWLEVLEKEFDKAFVDVDLLLGEIDPDQADITYEGRQKMTSLSSCFAQLCHKAQTVSQINHKLEAQLVDLRSELAETQAESCPGEGTTTSSSSSFTQLQLHAKTAQALTLVPLRPRCFHTGALDSTSHSNPPEDLIA